One Pseudomonas entomophila genomic window carries:
- the csy3 gene encoding type I-F CRISPR-associated protein Csy3: MTTDTLKTASVLAFERKLDPSDALFHAGNWEKRDSWVPIAVREKSVRGTISNRMKTKDLDPAKLDAEVQKPNPQTIDVATLPHDADTLQVSFTLRVLGNIDQPSACNDAAYRHKLQATVKGYAEQNGFNELAYRYACNLANARFLWRNRIGAEQVEVKVEQLVDGQARETWTFDALSLSLRHFDSHGNNATALKALAQIISNGLLGEQHVLLRITALARLGAGQEVFPSQELIMDRGRGDKSKTLYTVSGIAGLHSQKVGNALRSIDTWYEEAASNGPIAVEPYGSVTTQGKAYRQPRNKSKDDFYSLLDGWVLKDKVPALEQQHFVIATLIRGGVFGEAG, encoded by the coding sequence ATGACCACTGACACCCTCAAGACCGCCTCCGTTCTGGCTTTCGAGCGCAAGCTCGACCCGTCGGACGCGCTGTTCCATGCTGGCAACTGGGAAAAACGCGACAGCTGGGTGCCAATTGCCGTACGTGAAAAGTCCGTACGCGGCACCATTTCCAACCGCATGAAGACCAAGGACTTGGACCCCGCCAAGCTGGACGCCGAAGTACAGAAACCGAACCCGCAAACTATTGATGTCGCCACCCTGCCCCACGACGCCGATACCCTTCAGGTCTCGTTCACCCTGCGCGTGCTGGGCAATATCGACCAACCATCGGCCTGCAACGACGCGGCTTACCGGCACAAACTTCAAGCAACCGTGAAAGGCTATGCCGAACAGAACGGTTTCAACGAACTGGCCTATCGCTACGCCTGCAACCTGGCCAACGCCCGCTTCCTCTGGCGCAACCGAATTGGCGCCGAGCAGGTCGAAGTCAAAGTGGAACAACTGGTGGACGGTCAGGCCCGAGAAACCTGGACCTTCGACGCCCTCAGCCTGTCCCTGCGCCATTTCGACAGCCATGGCAACAATGCCACGGCGCTGAAGGCGCTGGCCCAGATCATCAGCAACGGCCTGCTCGGTGAGCAGCATGTGCTGCTGCGCATCACCGCACTTGCCCGCCTGGGTGCCGGCCAGGAAGTGTTCCCGTCCCAGGAACTGATCATGGACCGCGGCCGTGGCGACAAGAGCAAGACCCTGTACACCGTCAGCGGCATTGCCGGGCTTCACTCGCAGAAGGTCGGCAACGCCTTGCGCAGCATCGACACCTGGTATGAGGAAGCCGCCAGCAACGGGCCGATCGCCGTCGAACCCTATGGGTCGGTCACCACCCAGGGCAAGGCCTATCGCCAGCCGCGCAACAAGAGCAAGGACGACTTCTACTCCCTGCTTGACGGCTGGGTACTCAAG